ATGTTCATCTTTCAGACCAAAGAACTGCATGCGCAATTCAACGCGACGGCTGGCCTCTTTACTCTCTTTAGCGTTGTTAAACGAAACACCGCCCGCAAGGAAGAGCTTACGGATCTGCTCCTGCTGCAAGGGCGTTATCTGCTGTTGCAGGCGGCTACGGCTGTCGAGCAGGCTACACATTACCCATTCTGAGCGCTGCAACGAAAGATGCAGGTTATACAGATAGGAACCGTCGGTATCGGTAAAACCTTCAATGACAATCTGTTTAAACCATTTTTGCCCTTCCTCGCTGTTTGCCGCTTCCAGCACCAGCGGCACAACATCCTGTAGCGCTTTCTGTCCGTCAGCATTCAGGAAAAAGCGATTGTGGTCGAAGCGGCCCGCTTCTCCAAAACTGATGCGGTTATCACGGCAATCAACGACAATGGTTTTATTGAGATTGCGGGCGTGCAGCTCTAAACGCTCACACAGACGGGTAATATCTTGTCCACGCAGTTTCTCACCTTGTTCTACCCGCTGGATCCGTTGTGTTACTGAGCTTAATGAAGCCACCATAACGACCAGAAACAGCACCATCATGGCCGTCATCAGGTCCGCATAGGAAATCCAGAAGGGTTTCTCTGCCTCATCCGAACGCCGGGGCTTAATACGAAATGTTTGACCGAACATGATTCAGCCCCCTTTACGCCGGCACTTTAGAAAGCACTTCTTCAAGGTTTTCAATACTTTCACTAAGCTCGTCAATACCGCTTCCCAGACGTTTAACCGCGCTGTCTAAATTCGCGTCCAGCGCCCCTAACGTGGCGTCGAGGCTTGTTTTCATGCTGTCTGAGAATTGGTTGAACCCATTAGCCAGCACTTGTCCTGCGTTTTCGAGGAACTCTTTTGCTTCGCGATTATAGTCATGCAATCCTTCATTGTGCTGTTTCAGCTCTTTGAGGAATTGGCTACGCGCTTCCAGCTCAGATTGCGCATTGGCAATGACACCTTCCAGCAGCGTAATGGATTTCGCCACCGCTTCGCGGTTATTACGATAATCCGCCACCACGGAACTCAGCTCCTGGCTGGCCTGGCTCAACGTATTGCCTGCACCTTGCGCTTTAGTAAGTACATCAGCGGTAAGAAGATTTGCTTCTTTAACTTTGTCTCCTGCCGTTTCAAAACGTTCGGCAGCCAGGCGCATTTTGTCAGCACCGGTGTGCATATCCTGTAAATGGGCGGAAGTCTGCTCTGCCAGTCTGCGTAGCGTGCTTTCCGTCGCCCCCTGCTGTTCATTCAATGCATTCAGCAGCAAGCGGACCTGCTCGTCGAAACCAGCAATGATCTGCTGCGTTTCCTGATGGAGAGATGTCTGAGTATCCTGTTGATGACTGGCCAGTTGCTGTTGTCCCTGTTCAAGTTGCGTAAACAGCGACCCCAGTTTCTCGCCCAGCGCCTCAACGGACGCCGCCATTTGCTTCATGGTTTCACTTTGGCCTTGCTGGGACGTTTGCTGGATAGAGTCGATAAACGCTTTCATCTGTTCAGCCATCGCTTTTTCACGCGCTTCGCTATCGGCAAACATTTTTTCCAGCTGCTGTGCCATCCGCTCACCTGCGCCTTCACCTTCGGCACCAATTTTGGCGACGGACGATTGCAGGCTGGCCAGCATATCATTCATCCCGGCTTGCATCGCGACCTGTCCGGATTTCATCTCACTGAGCAACTGTGACATCAGCTCAGCACTGCCCTGACGAGTATCCTCGCTGGCGTTACGCATATCCTGCAACAAACCGGCAAAACCTGATTGCATTGCCTCAATGGCCCCCACAGATTGCCCCATCATCTGGTGCATATTTTCGAACTGCTTGCCGAAGGTATTGTCGAGTTTGGACATAAATGCCGTCAGGACATCCTGCAACATATTCTGTACCTGACCCGACTGATCGCCGCTGGCGGTCTGTACCGCACCAGCAATTTTATCTAACGGGGATTTCAGGCTATTTTCGATGGCTCCACTCACCTGCTCGGCAAACTGCTGGCCGGTATCGCGATAAGTGGAAGATAAGGTGTGCGCTAACTTTTCATTTTCAGCGACCTGGCTTGCCACCAGATTCTGTAGCATATCGCGGAGATCGGTCACCAGGCTGTCTTTAAGCTGCTTAGCCTGGGTAGCACTTTCGTTGCTCGATTTCACCAGTTCGGCAAGGTATTCCTCACCCACACCGGTTTCAAATAGCTGATCAACAGCGGCAGTAAACTGTTCAAGATATTTATAACACTTCGCTATCGACAGCTTTTCCAGCCACGTTACGAAGATGGACGCTGCGATGGCGGTAAACGACCCTAAAAAAGCATAAAGCACATCCCGCAGGAGAGAAGCCACGCTGCTGGTAACTTGCTCGGGCGTACTGGGGTCGAAATGATTTAAACCAATCATCAGCCCATAAAACGTACCGATAATGCCGACCCCTGTCAGAATCCCGGGAAGATGTTTAAAAAACTCAGTGTTAAGCGGAATATCGATTAATTGCTGCTCGGTGAAAAATGCCGCTGCGGGAGCCGTTGCCCGAACATCTTTTAATTTCAGTTCGCCATCGACAAGCGTTTTTTGTTGATGGAGTGACTCTGCAAACTCACTCCAGGAGTGGGCCAGTGGCGTCCCGGTAAATAACTCGCTCAGCTTCTGTAGTTTTACTGCCGTTGTCTCATTCTTCCAGTCTGAAATGATCCCTGACTGCTTCTTCAGTTTATTGACAATTTTAATTGCCCGATAAACATACAAAGCAGCAAAAAATGCCAGCGCAATAGCAACGACAATAATAACGACCAGCGGAACCTTTTCAGGTTGCACGGAAGTCAATATAGTTAAAAACGAGTTAAGCCATTCCATTTTTCATCCCGAGTCAACAACAGTTATTTTTTCTGATAGCTACCACAGGCGCTAATAACAAGGGGTTATAGCGCAACAATAAACTGATATGCAGTATTCGAATTCTGAAGAGAGATGACGCAAGCAAAAGGAGTAAACGTCCATAATCCTGTGCCCCACAGCGCCAGACCACCTAATCCTTGAGGCAATCAGATTGTTCTCACAAATCATAACCTGCTGCACAGGGATAACAAGTAGCAAATGGCCAGCCAATATCTTTTTCATGAATAATTAAAAAAATCTAATGGATACAGGTTCGGCCTTAAAAATATATAGTATATAGTCGCATAGCAATACGTAACCTTTATAAATAATTAGTTTATTTATGGTAAACCAATGAAATTATCGCGCCATAAATAATGCCTTACTTCTGAAAATTATGGTAAGTCTGAACAAACACAACGCAACTGACACGTCCTGTCATTCCTGCTGCCGATAATACAAACCAGAACACTCATAACCGCGGCTCCTTACTATTTAATTCATATGAAAGAGTAAGTTATCGCATCTTCCGTTGATTGATCGCATTGGCTGCGGGAGGTAACATGATTAGGTCGCTTTTTCTTACCGATTAACGTAACACGTCAGTAGCTCCAGGGGCTGGCCTTAACGCGGAAGGCACATGAACAAATCTAACTTTGATTTCCTGAAAGGCGTTAACGACTTTATTTACGCTATCGCCTGTGCAGCGGAAAACAATTATCCGAACGATCCCAACACCACGCTGGTAAAAATGCGCATGTTCGGTGAAGCGACGGCGAAGCATTTAGGGCTGCTACTGGATATTTCCCAATGCGAAAACCAGCATGACCTGCTGCGTGAATTAGGCAAAATAGCTTTTGTTGATGACAACATCCTGTCGGTATTTCATAAATTGCGCCGCATTGGCAATCAGGCCGTCCACGAGTATCACAACGATCTTGATGATGCGCAGATGTGTCTGCGCCTCGGTTTTCGTCTCGCAGTCTGGTATTACCGTCTGGTCACCAAAGATTATGACTTCCCGGTTCCGGTTTTTGTGTTACCGGAACAGAGTAGCGATCTCTATCATCAGGAAGTGCTGACGTTAAAACAGCAGTTGGAACAACAGGCGCAAGAAAAAGCACACAACCAGGCCGAATTAGAGGCCCAGCAGCAAAAGCTGGTGGCACTCAACGGCTATATCGCCATCCTCGAAAGTAAGCAGCAGGAAACTGAAGCCCAATCTCAGGCTCGCGTCGCAGCCCTCGAAGCACAACTGGCAGAAAAAAATGCCGAGCTGGCGAAACAGACCGAGCAAGAGCGCAAGGCCTACCACAAAGAGATCACCGATCAGGCCATCAAACGCACGCTGGATTTGAGCGAAGAAGAGAGCCGCTTTTTGATCGATGCCCAGTTGCGTAAAGCGGGCTGGGAAGCAGACAGCAAAATGCTGCGCTTTTCCAAAGGCGCGCGGCCGGAACCGGGTGTCAACAAAGCAATCGCCGAATGGCCCACCGGTACCGATGAAACGGGAAAACAGGGTTTTGCCGACTACGTATTATTCGTTGGCATGAAACCCATCGCGGTAGTGGAAGCCAAGCGCATCAACACCGATGTCTTCAGTAAACTGAATGAGGCGTATCGCTACAGCAAACGTTTCGATAATGCCCTGCTGCGTAACATTTTACTGGAGCAGTATCCTGCAGATGAAGTGCGGGAAGCGGTACCGGAATATGAAGTCAGTTGGGCGGATACCAGCGGCAGCCAACGCTATAAAATTCCTTTTTGCTACTCCACCAATGGCCGCGAATACCGCGCAACGCTGAAAACCCGCAGCGGCATCTGGTATCGCGATGTCCGCCATACCAGCAACATGTCGAAAGCGCTACCGGAGTGGCATCGCCCGGAAGAACTGATCGCCATGCTGGGCAGCGATCCGCAAAGGCAAAACCAGTGGTTTGCAGATAACCCAAATATGAGCGAGCTGGGGCTGCGCTACTACCAGGAAGATGCCGTTCGCGCCGTTGAAAACACCATAGTCAATGGGCAGCAAGAGATCCTGCTGGCCATGGCCACCGGCACCGGGAAAACGCGTACCGCCATTGCCATGATGTTCCGCCTGATCCAGTCCCAGCGCTTTAAGCGCGTACTGTTCCTTGTGGATCGCCGCTCGCTGGGTGAACAGGCGCTGGGCGCCTTTGAAGACACGCGCATCAACGGTGATACTTTTAACAGCATTTTCGACATCAAAGGGCTGACGGATAAATTCCCGGAAGACAGCACCAAAATTCACGTTGCGACCGTCCAGTCGCTGGTTAAACGCACGCTGCAATCCGATGAGGCAATGCCGGTGGCACGCTACGACTGCATTGTGGTCGACGAAGCGCACCGTGGCTATATCCTCGATAAAGAGCAGACCGAGGGCGAGCTACAGTTCCGCAGCCAGCTGGAGTATGTGTCGGCTTACCGCCGCATCCTCGATCATTTTGACGCGGTGAAAATCGCCCTGACCGCCACGCCAGCACGCCATACGGTAGATATCTTCGGCGAGCCGGTTTACCGCTACACCTACCGCACGGCGGTGATCGACGGGTATCTGATCGACCAGGATCCACCCATCAAGATCACCACCCGCAATGCGCAAGACGGTGTTTATCTGTCGAAGGGTGAAGAGATCATTCGCGTGACGCCACAGGGTGAGATGATCAACGACACGCTGGCTGACGATCAGGATTTTGAAGTCGCAGATTTCAACCGTACGCTGTTGATCCCCGGTTTCAATACCGCCGTCTGCGAAGAGTTAACCAAACACCTCGATCCGACCGGCAAGCAAAAAACGCTGGTATTCTGCGTCACCAACGAGCATGCCGATATGGTCGTCAATGAGCTGCGCACCGCCTTCAAAAAGAAATATCCGCAGCTGGAGCATGACGCAATCATCAAGATCACCGGTGACTCCGATAAAGATGCGAAGAAAGTGCAGACCCTGATCACCCGTTTTAATAAGGAGCGGCTACCGAACATTGTGGTGACGGTTGATTTGCTGACTACCGGTGTCGATATCCCGTCAATCTGCAATATCGTCTTTCTGCGCAAGGTGAGAAGCCGCATTCTCTACGAGCAGATGAAAGGCCGCGCCACCCGTTTATGCCCGGCAGTAGATAAGATCCGCTTTAAAATTTTCGACTGCGTCGATATCTACAGCACGCTGGAAAGCGTCGATACCATGCGCCCGGTGGTGATGCGCCCAAGCGTAGAATTGCAAACGCTGGTGAACGAAATTACCGACTCGGAAACCTATAAAGTGACCGAAGCCGATGGCCGCAGCTTTGCCGAGCACAGCCACGAACAGCTCGTCGCCAAGCTGCAACGGATCATTGGCCTGGCAACTTATAACCGCGACCGCAGCGCCGGCATCGATAAGCAGGTACGTCGTCTGGATGAATTATGTCTGGATGCCGCAGGCGTCAGCTTTAACAAGCTGGCTTCGCATCTGCGTGAAAAAGGCCCGCACTGGAGTGCCGAGGTGTTCAATAAACTCCCCACCCTGATTGCGCGTCTGGAGAAACTCAAACTCGACATCAACGAACTGCGCGAGCGCCCGATCTTCCTTGATATTCCGGATGAGGTGATCAACGTCGAGCCGGTTTACGGCGCTTACCATAATGCGGAAGATTTCCTCGAAGCCTTTGATGATCTGGTTAAGCGTTCTCCCAATGCGCAGCCCGCGTTGCAGGCGGTGATTGCCCGCCCGCGCGATCTCACCCGCAAAGGGCTGGTGGAGTTGCAGGAGTGGTTTGACAGCCAGTATTTCGAAGAGTCCTCCCTGCGCAGCGCGTGGAAAGAGACGCGTAACGAGGATATCGCCGCCCGGCTGATCGGCCATATTCGCCGTGCCGCAGTGGGCGATGCGCTGAAGCCGTTTGATCTGCGTGTTGATCATGCCCTGGCGCGCATCAAAGGCGAAAACGACTGGAGCAGCGAACAGCTGAAGTGGCTGGATCGCTTAGCTACCGCGCTGAAAGATAAAGTGGTGCTCGACGACGATTCCTTCAAAACTGGCAACCTCCACCGCTTCGGCGGCAAAGCCGTGTCGCAGCGCGTGTTTGAGGACGACCTCGACGGCGTGCTGGCGAAATTCAGTGATTACATCTGGGACGAACCCGCCTGACGCGTTAGAATCCCCGGCAATTTCTTCTTCTGCGGCCCGTTCAGGGCCGCTGCTTTTACACGGAACCTGTGATGAACAATAACGATCTGGTCGCTAAACTCTGGAAACTCTGTGACAACCTGCGTGACGGCGGCGTTTCCTATCAGAACTATGTTAACGAACTGGCTTCACTGCTGTTTCTGAAAATGTGTAAAGAGACCGGCCAGGAAGCCGAGTATCTGCCTGCTGGCTACCGCTGGGACGATTTGAAAGCGCGTATCGGCCAGGAGCAATTGCAGTTCTACCGTAAACTGCTGGTGGAATTAGGCCAGGATGAGAAAAACCTTGTACAGGCGATTTTCCACAACGTCAGTACCACCATTGAGCAACCGAAGCAGCTGACCGAACTGGTGAGCTATATGGATGCGCTGGACTGGTATAACGGCAGCAAGGGCAAATCCCGCGACGACTTTGGCGATATGTACGAAGGGCTGTTGCAAAAGAACGCCAACGAAACCAAATCCGGCGCGGGCCAGTACTTCACGCCGCGCCCGCTGATCAAGACCATTATTCATCTGTTAAAACCGCAGCCGCGCGAAGTGGTGCAGGATCCGGCAGCCGGTACCGCAGGTTTTTTAATCGAAGCGGATCGCTACGTTAAATCGCAGACCAACGATCTGGAAGATCTCGATACCGACACCCAGGATTTTCAGATCCGCAAAGCCTTTGTCGGCCTTGAACTGGTGCCCGGCACCCGTCGGCTGGCGCTGATGAACTGCCTGCTGCACGACATTGAAGGCAACCTCGATCACGGCGGCGCAATTCGCCTCGGTAACACGCTGGGCAGTGACGGGGAAAACCTGCCGCCGGCGCATATCGTGGCAACCAACCCGCCGTTTGGCAGCGCGGCGGGCACCAATATCACCCGTACCTTTGTTCACCCGACCAGCAACAAACAGCTCTGCTTTATGCAGCACATTATTGAAACCCTGCATCCGGGCGGCCGCGCAGCAGTGGTGGTGCCGGATAACGTATTGTTTGAAGGCGGTAAAGGCACCGAGATCCGCCGTGACCTGATGGACAAGTGCCGTCTGCACACCATTCTGCGTCTTCCGACCGGTATCTTTTATGCCCAGGGCGTAAAAACCAACGTGCTGTTCTTTACCAAAGGCACGAAGGCAAATCCGAACCAGGACAAGAACTGCACCGACGACGTCTGGGTGTACGATTTGCGGACCAATATGCCGGGCTTTGGTAAGCGCACACCGTTTGGCGATCAGCATCTGCAGCCGTTTGAGCAGGTTTTCGGGGACGATCCGCACGGCCTCAGCCCGCGCACCGAAGGTGAGTGGAGTTTTAATGCCGAAGAGAGCGAAATCGCTGACAGCGAAGAGAACAAAAATACCGATCAGCATCTGGCCACCAGCCGCTGGCGCAAGTTCAGCCGCGAGTGGATCCGCACTGCCAAGTCGGACTCGTTGGATATCTCCTGGCTGAAAGATAAAGACAGTATCGATGCCGACAGCCTGCCGGAGCCGGATGTATTAGCGGCAGAGGCGATGACCGAACTGGTGCAGGCGCTGGGCGAGCTGGATGCCCTGATGCGCGAGCTGGACGCAGGCGATGAAGCCGATGCACAGCGTCAGTTGCTGAATGAAGCATTTGGTGAGGTGAAAGAATGTCTTTAGGAAATATTACCGGTACTTTACCTGAGGTATGGTTGTCGCCTTTCCTGACTGAGTTAGTTTCACCTAAACAATGGAAAACTATTTCAACAAAAGAATTAGTTGATAGTGGTTACGTCGTTTATGGCGCGAATGGGAAAATAGGATTTTACACGGAATATACACACAAAAATCCTACTCTAATGATAACCTGCCGTGGTGCCACTTGCGGAAACCTTCATATATCAGAACCATTCTCATATATAAATGGAAACGCAATGGCACTGGACAATCAACCGGCATCTTTAGGCGTGAAATTTTTAAAATACGCACTTCTTGCAAGGGGATTGAACGATACGATTTCCGGCTCAGCCCAACCACAAATCACCAGGCAAGGACTGGAAAATGTTCGAGTTCCGCTACCATCTCTTGCCGAACAAAAAATCATCGCTGAAAAACTCGATACGTTGCTGGCGCAGGTAGACAGCACCAAAGCACGTCTTGAGCAAATCCCGAAAATCCTGAAACGTTTTCGTCAGGCGGTGTTAACGGTTGCAGTTAGTGGAAAACTGACCGAAGAATGGCGAAACGAAAATGATGTTCAATTCTCCCAATGGGAACATACGGTATTCGACAAAATTTGTTCTGAGATTACTGTTGGTTATGTCGGCAAAATGCTTGACCGATATAAAGATGAAGGTATTCCGTTCTTACGTTCGCAAAACGTACGTGAGTTTAAATTTTCCGATAAAAATTTATTGTATATATCTGATAGTTTTCATCAGGAAATTTTCAAGTCTCGTCTAAATCCAGGTGATTTAGCTATTGTAAGATCTGGAGCGCCAGGAACAACTTGTGTTATACCTGATTATTTAACGGTAGCAAACTGTTCCGACTTAGTTATTGCCCGGCCTTCAGAAAAATTAAGTTCTGAGTTCGGATGTATTTTTATGAACTCGGGTATAGCAAAAAAAAATGTATCAGATAATCAGGTTGGGATAGCACAACAGCATTTTAATGTTGGTTCAATGAAAAAAATGCCAATAAGTCTCCCCCCACTCCCCGAACAACACGAGATCGTTCGCCGTGTGGAACAGCTGTTCGCCTACGCCGATACCATTGAAAAGCAGGTCAACGCTGCGCTTGCCCGGGTGAATAACCTCACTCAGTCGATTCTCGCGAAAGCGTTTCGCGGTGAACTTACCGCCCATTGGCGGGCCGAAAACCCGGCTCTGATCTCCGGGGAAAATAGCGCTGCTGCACTGCTGGAAAAAATTAAAGCCGAACGTGCCGCAAGCACGGGTAAAAAGGCGTCGCGTAAAAAAGCATAACTCTCTTTATTATTTTGCGCACGGTTAATGCCGTGCGTTTTTATTTTTAGGTATTTTTAAACGCATTTTAAATATTTCAGGCGCGTTTTTCTTGTTATTCCGAATAGTGCTGATTATTGTCTGTTTTTTTCTGGACTTTTATTTTTGCCATGGTTATTTTTTCAGTGTTTTTAGCGCGGTGGGGATGTGCGGCAACACACCCGCACCGCTGATCACAATCACTATTTACGAGGAATAGTAATTATGACTGACGTGGATTGTATTGCAGTTTGTGAGAATGAAAAAGCCCGTTCGGTAACGTACCGTCATTTAACCGTGAGTTATGCGGGTCGTCACAGGGATAATGTTTATACCCCGGCAGTGATTATGAAGGGGTTATGGCTGGAGGCGGCGGGTTTTACTATGGGTACGAAAGTCGATGTACAGGTGATGCGGGGCTGTATTTTGCTGACCACCCGGCAACCGCCGAAAGAGCCGGAAATAAAAACATCATTAGAGCTGGCAGCCCTGTTAGCGGCGGGTAAATCGATCACAGCCTGAAAACAGCGCTCCCGGTTCTGGCCGGGAGCAATTAATTTCGGGGTGCACAACAAAATTAGTTTACCGGTCGGAAGATTTTTTTCAACGGTACCAGCAGTTTCGTGTCGATATCTACCTTCTCGTAATTTTCAATTAGCGCACGTACCAGATCGTCCAGCGTCCAGAGCATCAGCGGTATCGTTGAGCGGTCCGCTTCATAGCGCGCCTCTTTGGTAAACCCGCCGGTGCTGACATATAGCCCGCGATCCTCTTTATGCCGCCCGCCAATAAAGCTGCGGATCTGCTGGCTACCCATCTGCTCGCGACGATGTTTTACTTCGACGATAATGCGTGGGTTTTCAAAACCAAAACCATCGGGCGACGCAATAATATCCTTCCCGCGATCGGCTCCGGCCGGAGAGACCTGGGTTTTATATTTCATGCCGCGTAAAACACCCGCCACCAGGTTTTGCATGTCATCCCAGTCCAGAGAATTAATCCGGTCTTTAATCGCTTCAAAAGCCAGGCTTTCCATATCCCGTAAGGGATCGGATAACACCTCTTCGTCTTCGGCCAGAAGCGGTTGCTGCGCCAGCACTTCAGCGGCAGGCTTTTTGTCTTCGAGCAATTCCTTAGCGGCACTATCCGGCAGCATAAACACCGTTAAAGTTGAGCCCAGCGTATTTTTGGTGGCGGTGGATAACCGGTCGCGCTCGATTTCTTGCGCGTTCCATTTCACCTGGCGGGCAATGCCCATCCCCTCTTCCTGCCATTCCGGGTGATACTGGAAATCAGAAGTAATTTTGCCCAGCAAATAAGTACGGTTAGCGGGAGAATAAGTAATCACCCAATCGCCTTTCTTAATTTCGTTCACAAAGCGCCAGATCTGCGAAGCCCCGGAGCGCACCGTACCCGGTTTACTTAACGGATCGACCTCCTGATATAGCGCCGTCAATTGCGCCCGCGACAGACCCGGTTTAACTAACGGTGCAAGCTGAGACCAGCCGATACCAACGATTTGTTTATCGCGAAAGTCATCATAGAGCTTTCCCGCATCCCCGCGTATCATCCACATTTTGTTATCCATAACTGTCCCCTGATCAATATAAGGAATTGCGCCGGTTTCTAGACCAGCTCTGCTGGCCTGTCTGAATCCGGCACGGTATTTTGCCGTTAAGACAACCCCGCCTTACGGCGGGGCATCTCTGTTTTACTGCTGCTGAATTTCCACCAGCACATCCGTTGGCCAGCGCTCTTCTTTATTGCTGACCCGGGCTTGTTCCAGCGAACGCGCCATATTGAAGATCTGATCCTCTACTTCAGCCATAAAGTTATAACTGTCAGGGCGGAACTGAATGAACCAGTACCCCATTCCCTGATCGAAACGGATCTTCAGCGCTTTGCCGTTATCAAACTCCACCAGCAGTTTACGATGATGAGGAATATCCCGGTTGGAGTAATTCAGCGTGACATCAACCGGCTTGCCCATCAGCGTGGTAAACCACTGCTCAGCAAATCCCTGAAAATCATCTTCGTTTGCCCAGTCGTGTGCCGCCTTGAAGCCCGGTTTCTCTTTCGCTTTGAACAGCGTATTGATGGCGACCTGCGCATGGCCGCTCAGACGCGGTTTCAACTGATTCATAATCGAACCCAGCAACACCAGCGCCGCCGGGTTCTGAATATAGCGGTCGGTGTAGTAGACACGCGTTATCTGATTGTTTTTCAGCAGCGCAGCAG
Above is a genomic segment from Kosakonia radicincitans DSM 16656 containing:
- a CDS encoding restriction endonuclease, giving the protein MDNKMWMIRGDAGKLYDDFRDKQIVGIGWSQLAPLVKPGLSRAQLTALYQEVDPLSKPGTVRSGASQIWRFVNEIKKGDWVITYSPANRTYLLGKITSDFQYHPEWQEEGMGIARQVKWNAQEIERDRLSTATKNTLGSTLTVFMLPDSAAKELLEDKKPAAEVLAQQPLLAEDEEVLSDPLRDMESLAFEAIKDRINSLDWDDMQNLVAGVLRGMKYKTQVSPAGADRGKDIIASPDGFGFENPRIIVEVKHRREQMGSQQIRSFIGGRHKEDRGLYVSTGGFTKEARYEADRSTIPLMLWTLDDLVRALIENYEKVDIDTKLLVPLKKIFRPVN